A single window of Narcine bancroftii isolate sNarBan1 chromosome 13, sNarBan1.hap1, whole genome shotgun sequence DNA harbors:
- the LOC138748479 gene encoding probable G-protein coupled receptor 139 — translation MHRPVQVAAKIWYTIIAIIGVPVNFVAIVILSRDKCGLSPCTTLYLVAMAVADLLTIVNHVILWRVNIYYFPWNFLRITPVCSVLFVLMNAARGCSVWFTVTFTFDRYVAICCQKLKNKFCTRKTAVVVLTITGTLVCFKNIPKYFTQEPWVIIDGIPWLCVFKPEYFSQPEWVGFDWFDAVSTPLLPFGLILLFNVLTVKHILVASRVRKGLRGQSRGEKASDPEMENRRKSIILLFTLSGSFVLLWLSYIVDSFFYSIAGTTIDKYNIYQYNFRYVGAMLLHLSCCTNTFIYAVTQSKFREQLKNLTKCPVPSIIQRIYQ, via the exons ATGCATCGCCCAGTTCAAGTTGCCGCGAAGATATGGTACACCATCATTGCCATTATTGGTGTTCCTG TGAATTTCGTGGCGATTGTGATCCTGTCCCGGGATAAGTGTGGGCTCTCCCCTTGCACCACCCTGTACCTGGTGGCCATGGCGGTGGCGGACCTCTTGACCATTGTCAACCACGTCATACTATGGCGGGtcaatatttattatttcccCTGGAACTTCCTGCGCATCACGCCCGTCTGCAGTGTACTGTTTGTCCTCATGAATGCGGCCAGGGGCTGTTCTGTCTGGTTCACTGTTACTTTCACCTTTGATCGATACGTGGCCATTTGCTGccagaagttaaaaaataaattctgcaCCAGGAAAACCGCGGTGGTGGTTCTGACGATAACTGGCACACTGGTCTGTTTTAAAAATATTCCCAAGTACTTCACACAGGAACCTTGGGTGATAATCGATGGTATTCCTTGGCTGTGTGTCTTTAAGCCAGAATATTTCTCTCAGCCAGAATGGGTGGGATTTGACTGGTTCGACGCTGTTTCAACCCCATTGCTGCCTTTTGGATTAATCTTGTTGTTTAATGTTCTGACGGTCAAACACATTCTGGTTGCCAGTCGGGTACGCAAGGGGCTAAGAGGTCAAAGCAGGGGAGAGAAAGCCAGTGACCCCGAGATGGAGAACCGCAGGAAGTCTATCATTTTACTCTTCACGCTATCGGGCAGCTTCGTCCTCCTGTGGCTGTCGTACATTGTAGATTCCTTCTTTTATTCCATCGCTGGCACCACTATCGACAAATACAATATTTATCAGTACAACTTTCGTTACGTGGGAGCCATGCTTCTACATTTAAGTTGCTGCACTAACACATTTATCTATGCTGTGACTCAGTCCAAGTTCAGGGAACAGCTCAAGAACTTGACAAAGTGTCCCGTACCTTCAATTATCCAACGAATTTATCAATAA
- the LOC138748418 gene encoding probable G-protein coupled receptor 139: protein MHRPVQVAAKIWYTIIAIIGVPVNFVAIVILSRGKCGLSPCTTLYLVAMAVADLLTIVTQVILRRINIYYFPWNFLRITPVCSVLFVLRHAARGCSVWFTVTFTFDRYVAICCQKLKNKYCTRKTAVVVLTITGTLVCLKNIPKYFTQEPWVIIDGIPWLCIFKAEYYSKPEWVGFDWFDAVSTPLLPFGLILLFNVLTVKHILVASRVRKGLRGQSKGEKASDPEMENRRKSIILLFTLSGSFVLLWLSYIIDSFFYSITGTTVSDYNSSQYNFRYVGAMLLHLSCCTNTFIYAVTQSKFREQLKNLAKCPVPSIIQKMYQ from the exons ATGCATCGCCCAGTTCAAGTTGCCGCGAAGATATGGTACACCATCATTGCCATTATTGGTGTTCCTG TGAATTTCGTGGCGATTGTGATCCTGTCCCGGGGTAAGTGCGGGCTCTCCCCTTGCACCACCCTGTACCTGGTGGCCATGGCGGTAGCGGACCTCTTGACCATCGTCACCCAGGTCATACTACGGCGCAtcaatatttattatttcccCTGGAACTTCCTGCGCATCACGCCCGTCTGCAGTGTGCTGTTTGTCCTCAGGCATGCGGCCAGGGGCTGTTCTGTCTGGTTCACTGTTACTTTCACCTTTGATCGATACGTAGCCATTTGCTGccagaagttaaaaaataaatactgcACCAGAAAAACCGCGGTGGTGGTTCTGACGATAACTGGCACTCTGGTCTGTTTAAAAAATATTCCCAAGTACTTCACACAGGAACCTTGGGTGATCATCGACGGTATTCCTTGGctgtgtatatttaaggcagaataTTACTCTAAGCCGGAGTGGGTGGGATTTGACTGGTTCGACGCTGTATCAACCCCATTGCTGCCTTTCGGATTAATCTTGTTGTTTAATGTTCTGACGGTCAAACACATTCTGGTTGCCAGTCGGGTACGCAAGGGGCTAAGAGGTCAAAGCAAGGGAGAGAAGGCCAGTGACCCCGAGATGGAGAACCGCAGGAAGTCTATCATTTTACTCTTCACGCTATCGGGCAGCTTCGTCCTCCTGTGGCTGTCGTACATTATAGATTCCTTCTTTTATTCCATCACTGGCACCACCGTCAGTGACTACAACAGTTCTCAATACAACTTTCGTTATGTTGGAGCCATGCTTCTACATTTAAGTTGCTGCACTAACACATTTATCTATGCTGTGACTCAGTCCAAGTTCAGGGAACAGCTCAAGAACTTGGCTAAGTGTCCCGTAccttcaattatccaaaaaatgtatcaataa
- the LOC138748574 gene encoding probable G-protein coupled receptor 139 — translation MHRPVQVAAKIWYTIIAIIGVPVNFVAIVILSRGKCGLSPCTTLYLVAMAVADLLTIVNHVILWRVNIYYFPWNFLRITPVCSVLFVLMNAARGCSVWFTVTFTFDRYVAICCQKLKNKFCTRKTAVVVLTITGTLVCLKNIPKYFTQEPWVIIDGIPWLCIFKAEYYSKPEWVGFDWFDAVSTPLLPFGLILLFNVLTVKHILVASRVRKGLRGQSRGEKGSDPEMENRRKSIILLFTLSGSFVLLWLSYIIDSFFYSITGTTVSDYNSSQYNFRYVGAMLLHLSCCTNTFIYAVTQSKFREQLKNLAKCPVPSIIQQIYQ, via the exons ATGCATCGCCCAGTTCAAGTTGCCGCGAAGATATGGTACACCATCATTGCCATTATTGGTGTTCCTG TGAATTTCGTGGCGATTGTGATCCTGTCCCGGGGCAAGTGTGGACTCTCCCCTTGCACCACCCTGTACCTGGTAGCCATGGCGGTGGCGGACCTCTTGACCATTGTCAACCATGTCATACTATGGCGGGtcaatatttattatttcccCTGGAACTTCCTGCGCATCACGCCCGTCTGCAGTGTGCTGTTTGTCCTCATGAATGCGGCCAGGGGCTGTTCTGTCTGGTTCACTGTTACTTTCACCTTTGATCGATACGTGGCCATTTGCTGccagaagttaaaaaataaattctgcaCCAGGAAAACCGCGGTGGTGGTTCTGACGATAACTGGCACTCTGGTCTGTTTAAAAAATATTCCCAAGTACTTCACACAGGAACCTTGGGTGATCATCGACGGTATTCCTTGGctgtgtatatttaaggcagaataCTACTCTAAGCCGGAGTGGGTGGGATTTGACTGGTTCGACGCTGTTTCAACCCCATTGCTGCCTTTCGGTTTAATCTTGTTGTTTAATGTTCTGACAGTCAAACACATTCTGGTTGCCAGTCGGGTACGCAAGGGGCTAAGAGGTCAAAGCAGGGGAGAGAAAGGCAGTGACCCCGAGATGGAGAACCGCAGGAAGTCTATCATTTTACTCTTCACGCTATCGGGCAGCTTCGTCCTCCTGTGGCTGTCGTACATTATAGATTCCTTCTTTTATTCCATCACTGGCACCACCGTCAGTGACTACAACAGTTCTCAATACAATTTTCGTTACGTGGGAGCCATGCTTCTACATTTAAGTTGCTGCACTAACACATTTATCTATGCTGTGACTCAGTCCAAGTTCAGGGAACAGCTCAAGAACTTGGCTAAGTGTCCCGTACCTTCAATTATCCAACAAATTTATCAATAA
- the LOC138748096 gene encoding probable G-protein coupled receptor 139, which yields MHRPVQVAAKIWYTIIAIIGVPVNFVAIVILSRGKCGLSPCTSLYLVAMAVADLLTIVTQVILRQINTYYFPWNFLRITPVCSVLFVLRHAARGCSVWFTVTFTFDRYVAICCQNLKNKYCTRKTAVVVLTITGTLVCLKNIPKYFTQEPWAIVDSIPWLCFYKPEYFSQPEWVGFDWFDAVSTPLLPFGLILLFNVLTVKHILVASRVRKGLRGQSNGEKGSDPEMENRRKSIILLFTLSGSFIFLWLSYIIDSFFYSIAGIAVSEYNSSQYNFRYVGAMLVSLSCCTNTFIYAVTQSKFREQLKNLAKCPVPSIIQSL from the exons ATGCATCGCCCAGTTCAAGTTGCCGCGAAGATATGGTACACCATCATTGCCATTATTGGTGTTCCTG TGAATTTCGTGGCGATTGTGATCCTGTCCCGGGGTAAGTGTGGGCTCTCCCCTTGCACCAGCCTGTACCTGGTGGCCATGGCCGTGGCGGACCTCTTGACCATCGTCACCCAGGTCATACTAAGGCAGATCAATACTTATTATTTCCCCTGGAATTTCCTGCGCATCACGCCCGTCTGCAGTGTGCTCTTTGTCCTCAGGCATGCGGCCAGAGGCTGTTCTGTCTGGTTCACTGTTACTTTCACCTTTGATCGATACGTGGCCATTTGTtgccagaatttaaaaaataaatactgcACCAGGAAAACTGCAGTGGTGGTTCTGACGATAACTGGCACTCTGGTCTGTTTAAAAAATATTCCCAAGTATTTTACACAGGAACCTTGGGCAATCGTCGACAGTATTCCTTGGCTGTGCTTTTATAAGCCGGAATATTTCTCTCAGCCGGAATGGGTGGGATTTGACTGGTTCGACGCTGTTTCAACCCCATTGCTGCCTTTCGGATTAATCTTGTTGTTTAATGTTCTGACGGTCAAACACATTCTGGTTGCCAGTCGGGTACGCAAGGGGCTAAGAGGTCAAAGCAATGGAGAGAAAGGCAGTGACCCCGAGATGGAGAACCGCAGGAAGTCTATTATTTTACTCTTCACGCTATCGGGCAGCTTCATCTTCTTGTGGCTGTCGTACATTATAGATTCCTTCTTTTATTCCATCGCTGGCATCGCTGTCAGTGAGTACAACAGTTCTCAATACAACTTTCGTTATGTGGGAGCCATGCTGGTGTCTTTAAGCTGCTGCACTAACACATTTATCTATGCTGTGACTCAGTCCAAGTTCAGGGAACAGCTCAAGAACTTGGCAAAGTGTCCCGTACCTTCAATTATCCAGagtttataa